Within the Halobaculum limi genome, the region GACCTGCACGGCGACGACGTCCTCGAGTTGATCCGCGAGTCGGGGGTCGACGTCCGCGTCGCCGTCGTCACCGGCGTCGATGCCGACCTCGACTTGGTCGGCCTTTCAGTCGACGCGTACGTCGAGAAACCAGTCGGGTCGGGCGAACTCCGCGAGACGGTCGACCGTCTCGTCCGGGTGGGTCGCTACGACGACCGCGTCCGACGTTACTGTGCGGCCACGCAGAAACTTGCCGCCCTCGACGACGCGCCCAGCGTCTCCGACCACGACGCGGCGTACCGCGAACTCGTCCGGCGACGCGAGACGCTCGAACGCGGCATCGACGACCTCCGTGGGGCGCTCGACGCGGCCGACTACGAACTCCTCTTCCGCGGCATCGGCGGCGACGGAGCGTCGGATGCGGCACCCCCGGCGTCGGACGACCTCCCCGTCTAAGGCTAGAACTTCTCCAGTAGGCCCTCGTAGAACTCGGGGTCAGCCGCCTCGCCTGCCAATTTCTCCACGATGAGTTCCGGCGTCGACCGCGCGAGGTGGTCTTTTCGCGGCGAACGGTTCACGACGAGTTCGCCGTCGTCCAGTCCCACCGCCTCGATGCCGTCGACCGCCACGTCGACGGCGGCGGCCTCGCGTATCTGTCGCGCGAGGTGGGAGACGAACACCGCCGTCGCCCCCTGATCGTCGAGGGCTTCGAGGATACCCGCGATGATCTTCGCCGACGCCCCCGGCTCGGTGATCGACTCCAGTTCGTCGACGAGGACGAGACGGCCCGCCGCGCCCGACACGAGGTCGCCGAAGTCACGCAGGGTCGACTCGAACGCGCCCGCGTCGAGCGTCCCCTGCGACTTCGCATAGTAGTGCAACTCCGAGACGCGGCCCACTCGCGCGGACGCTGCGGGGACGGGGAGGCCCATATGTGCGAGGGTGACGACGAGCGCCACCAAGTCCAATGTCGACGTCTTCCCGCCGGAGTTGACGCCCGACAGGAGGGTGACGCCGGAGACGGCGTAGTCGACGGGTTCGACTTCTTCGACCGACACGTCCAGCAGCGGTGAACGCCCGCCCTCGACGTCGAAGCCGCTCCCCTCGGCGTCGAGGTCGGCGACGACGCAGTCGAAGTCGCGGGCGAACCGCGCGACGGCCAGTTCCACGTCGAGTTCCAGCGCGTCGGCCACCAGGTCTTGGGCGGGGTCGCGGAGGACAGCCAAGTCCTCCGCGAGCGACGACTTGAGCGCCGCGGCGCGCCGGTCGCGGGCGGCCTTGAGTTCGGTTCGGAGGCGGTTCAGCGGTTCTTCGTTGTGCTCGGTCGGGAACGTGGGATCGCCCGCGAACACCCGCTCGGTGAACTCCGCCTCCGCGTCAGTCAGGCCCAGCGAGTCCGCAAAGTGCTCACGTGCCCGGCGGATGGCGGCGTCGTACTCGTCGGCCAACTCCCGCGAGAGGAGGCTGTCGACGCGCGCGCCCTGTTCGACCAGCGAGAGGAAGTCGGTCCCCTCGATGGTGACGTCCTGTTCGCGGATGGCGTCGCGGAGGTGGTCGTTGGCGACCGACTCCGCCGTCGACACGGCCGCGTCGAGGTCGTCGACGGCGTCGGTGAGGCGCTGTAACTCCTCGTCGCCGCGGATCGTTCCGTCGTCGTCGAGTCGCGAGAGGGCGTCCCGGAGCGCCTTGGGGTCGAGGGCCGGGTCGATGCCGGCGGCCTCGTGGACCGACAGCGCCGCAAGCAGTACCTCGCGGTTCTCGGCGAAGAAGGCGAGCAGACGCTCGGGGACGACCTCTTCGGGGTGGTCCTCGGGGTCGGTGATGACGCGCACGTCGCCGTCGACGTCGACGCCTGCAAACTCCTCGTCTAGCGCGACGACCGTAGTGTACGACCGCGCGAGTTCCGACAGCCCGCGGGCATCTTCGACCACCTCGACGGAGAGTTCGGGGAACGCATCCTTCGCCTCGGCGTAGCGCTCGGCGTCGGCGGTTGCGAGCGCCCGTTCGCGAACGCGCAGGCCCCGTGGATCAGACACCTGTTCCACGTCCGCGAGGGCGTCGAGCACCGCCTCGTCGGGATCACGCTCGACGGCGTCGGCGGCCCACTCGCGCACCTCTTCGATGCGGGACTCGGTCGCGGAGGGGTACAGCGTCCGAAGGCGTTTGGCCGCGTAATCGGTGACGGCGCGGTCTTGGATCAGTCCAAGCGCATCTTCGTACACCTCGCGTGCGCGGTCGGTCGCCAGCCAGCCACCTGGGTCGTCGTGCCGTTTTCGGATCGCGCCGCGGGCGATGGCCGCCGCCCGGCCTTCCGTGAGGCCGGGGGCGCGCGCCAGCGTCGCCACGTCGCCGCGGCGCAACGCCTCCTCGGCCCCGTCGAGGTCAGCGAGCGTCTCGGCGGTCTTCTCGCCGACGCCCGGTACCGACGTGAACTCCATTCGGGACGGGATACCACAGCGGGGGTCAAAACCGTGCCGGGGGCCAGGACGAGCGAAGCGAGTCCTCGGAAACGCGAACGGCGAGTGGAACGAGCCGTGAGCGGGGCTGCGTGGGGGAAGGAGCGAACGAAGTGAGCGACCGAGACCACGAACAAGCGAGCGGGGAGTGAAACGACCCGCGAGAAGCGCGTGGCCGAACGAAGTGCGGCCACGAGTATTCGAACGGCGAGTGAAACGAGCCGTGAGCAGAGGGAGAGACAGCGAAGCGAGTCACCAGCGAGCGACCCGCGACCGACTGGCTGTCGCGATCAGTCCTCGTCGCCGCCGAGCATATCCCACCCGATTCGCTCCTCGATGTCCTCGACCAGCGCCTCGACGTCGTCGACGACGCCGTAATCGGCGGCGACGCCGCCGTGTCGGTCGCCCTCCACGACGCGCCGCTGGTCGTCGTCGTAGTAGAACGGCGCACCGTCTCGACTGATACCGAACAGGTACGCGCCGTCGACGTCTGCAGGCACGTCCGAGTAATCGCTCGCGCGCACGTCGTCCGGGTGGACCGCGTCGGGGCCGGCGTCGGTCATGCCAACGAGTATCACGCCGGGGGCACCAATACGTTGCGGCTGTCACACACCATCCACCGACGCGCTCGCGGCGCTCCCGTCTCGGGATTCGGCCCCGTGCCGCCTGCTGGACTGGGCACACACCCGGCTTCGGGGGGCTTTTGGCTCGCGGCACCTTCGACGATGGTATGGACGACGACGTGGCGGCGAAGGCGGCGGCCGCGCGTGAGGCGTTGGCCGAGCGAGACGGCGTCCTCGTCGCCTTCTCCGGCGGCGTCGACTCGAGCGTGGTCGCGGCGCTCGCTCGTGACGCCCTCGGCGACGACGCGGTCGCGTGTACCGCCAAAAGCGAGACGCTCCCAGCCGAGGAACTCGACGACGCCCGGCGCGTCGCCGACGACATCGGCATCGACCACGTGACCGTGGAGTTCTCCGAACTCGACGACCCGAACTTCGTCGCCAACGGCGACGACCGCTGTTATCACTGCCGGACGATGCGACTCTCGCGGATGTACGACGCCGCCCGTGAGCGGGACATCGCCACCGTCTGCGACGGGACGAACGCCTCCGACCCCGGCGAGGGCCACCGCCCCGGCCTCCAGGCGGTCGAAGAACTCGACATCGTCTCCCCGCTGTTGCAGGCCGGCATCACGAAAGAGGGGGTGCGTCAGATCGCCGCCCACTACGACCTGGACGTGGCAGACAAGCCCTCGATGGCGTGTCTCTCCTCGCGCATCCCGACCGGCCTCGAAGTCACCGAGGAGCGCCTCACCCGCATCGAGAAGGCCGAGCGCCTCCTGCGGACGTGGGGCTTCTCGCAGTTCCGCGTGCGCGACCACGACGGCCTCGCGCGCATCGAAGTCGGCGCGGACGAACTGGAGGCGGCGCTGAATCCCGACTTCGTCGCCGCCGCTCGCGAGCATCTGCTGGAGTTGGGCTTCGACCACGTCACCCTCGACCTCCAGGGGTACGAGACGGGAAGCGTCAGCCCCGGAGGGGAGGTCGACGGAGACAGCGAGGCCGCCGCCGGCGACGACACCGTCGCCGACAAATCGGTGAACTACGACGGCGAACCCGTCGTCGAGGACGTGTTCGCCCGCGACTACCCCTCCTCGTAAGCCTCAGTAGTTCTCCTGACTCGTCGACTCCGGCAGGAACGAGGTGACGTTCTCGCGGACCAACTCGGCACCCGGATTCCCACCAGTCACGCGAACCTCGTTGACCGCGCAGTTGCCCTGTTCTTGATCCAGTACCGCGGCGACCACGTCGAGGCCCTTCAGTATCCCCGTCACGGCGTACAGCGGGCCGCCGTGCGCGACGACGGCGACCGTCTCGTCGTCACCGACAGCGTCACGGAGGTCGTCGAACGCCGCTGTCACGCGCTCCCACATGTCCAGCAGCGACTCGCCGCTCTCGGGCGTCGTCTCGGCGGCCGCGTAGCCAATCTCCGAGAGTGTGTACTCTGGATACGCACCGAACAGTTCGTCGTAGGTGAGGCCCTGCATCCGCCCGAAGTCGCGTTCGCGCCACCGGGCGTCGAACGTCGTCTCTGCGCCGGTCGCCTGCGCGACGGCGCGGGCGGTCTCCGCGGCCCGCTCTAGATCCGACGCGACGGTTCGGTCGACTGCGTACTCGTCGGCGAGGAAGTCGGCGAGGGCGGCGGCCTGTTTGCGGCCGCGGTCGGTGAGGTCGGTCGGGGCCCACCCTTGCACGCGGCGGTCGCGGTTCCACGGCGTCTCGCCGTGGCGACACAGGAGGATCGTTCCCATCGGCGGAGGTGGGCGCGGACGGGACAAAAGGGCGCCGCCGAACGCCGATCAATCCTGCCGTCAGTTTCCGGTCCAGCGCAACAGCGCCAGCGTCCCCTCGAACAACACGATCATCGTCGCGCCGACGATGATGGGTGCCATCCCGGTGGGGTCCGGCGAGACGATGAACGCGAGGCCGACGAACGCCGACCAGAACAGCAGGCGGCGGTCTTCCATCCACTGGCGGGTGACCAGTCCCATCATAATCGCCAACTGGATGAACAGCGGAATCTGGAAGACGATGGCCATGTACCCCATCAGCAGGAGGATGAGGTTGAACGTCTCCCGCAGGCTAAACGCGAGGACGGCGCTCTCCTCGGTGTAACTGATGAAGTAGTTGAAGATGGTCGGCAGGACGATGAAGTGTGCGAACGCGACGCCGATGAGACCGAGGATCAGACTCGTAGGCACCGCCGCGAGGTAGTAGCGGCGTTCGTTCGGGTACAGACCGGGGCGCATGAAGCGGTACGTCTCGTAGACGAACACCGGGAGGCCGACAAGCAGCCCCGCCAGCGACGCGACCTTCAACTTCGTCAGTAGGAACTCCAGCGGGCCGTACACTCGCGGACGATTCTGTTCGAAGCCGACGTGGGCGTCCCACAAGAACTCGATAATCTCCTCGGCGCTGGGGACGACCGGCGAGACGGTGCCGATGAGGAGGACTGCCACGACCACGACGCCCGCGACGCCGAAGACGACGCCGAGACGGCGCATCATCTCCTCGATGTGCGCCGTCAGCGGCATCTCTTGGTCGGAGTCGGGGCCGTCTCCGCCGAGTGCGCCCATCCCCTCGTTGACGGCGTTCATCCCTTTCTGGGCGGCCGTCATCGCGTCGCCTTGCCCGTTCGATTCGGGGTCCACCTTGCGGTCTGTCTGTTCGCCCGCGACGCCGTCGGGAACCGGCTGTGGGTCCGCTGGAACGGTCACCTGTTCGCCGTCGATTCCCGTCGGCTGCGGCACGTCCGGGTCGGGTGGCTCCGGCGGTTCGTCGTCGATCTCGTCGTCAGCGGCATCGACGTCCGTTCCGTCGTCGGTTCCGTCCTTGCCGAGTTCGTCGTCGGGGTGGTACCCCTCGTAGGGACTCCGGCGGTCGATGTCCTCGTCGCTCGGGGTCGACACTTCAGCGTCGCCCTCCTCGCCGTCGATATCGGCGTCGTCGTTCGTGTCGCCGGCCGGATCGCTGTCGGAGTCCTCGGGGTCAAGATCCCACTCGTCGGTGTCGTCCGTCCGCTCCTCCGTGTCGCCGGTCGGCGTGGTGGACTCAGACCCGTCGGTGTCGTCGTCACCGCCCGCGGGCGGCTCCTCCGGTGGGTCCGAATCCGTCGTCATCGTGAGGGATTCACCCCCGGGCAGTTATAGGCCTTTTCGGATAGGCTCGTTGTTGCCGGCCTTCCCGGGGCGCGACGAGCCTCACACTGGGTCGTCGCTTGAAAAGGTTGATAACCGGGAAGCGGTTCATCTCGCGTATGTCAAGCGCGCTCGATGAGGACACCCAACGGGCGCTGGCGGAGGGGCGTGAGACCGCCGGTGCGATGCTCAGGTCCGCACAGAAGGACCTCCAGAAGGTGTTCATCGTCTTCCTCGTCGGGTTCCTCGGGACGTTCTACGCCCTTCGGCTGTACGTCTGGGACTTCCTGAAGGCGGTCACCCGCGCACAACTCAGTGACGCCGCCGGGCAGGAGGTCGAGATTATCGCGCAGACGCCGTTCGACGTGATCCTCCTCCAGGCGAAGATCGGCCTCGTCGTCGGTATCATCTTCGGGATTCCGCCACTGCTGTACTTCTCGCGCGACGCTCTCCGCGAGCGTGAGTTGTGGCCACAGACGCCGGTCGCCCGCTGGAAACTCGTGCTCATCGCCGTCCTCGCCCTCGGTTTGTTCGGCGTCGGCGTCGCCTACGGCTACCTCGTCTTCTTCCCGTTTATGTTCGCGTTCCTCGCGAACAACGCCCTCTCCGCGGGCATCCAGCCCACCTACTCCATCGTGAAGTGGGCGCAGTTCATCGCCCTGCTCACCTTCTCGTTCGGCTTCGCCGCGCAGATGCCGTTGGCGATCACGGCGCTGTCGTACGCCGAAATCGTCCCCTACGAGACGTTCCGCGAGAAGTGGCGCCACGCCGTCGTCGGCATCTTCGTCTTCGGCGCGGTGTTCTCGCCGCCGGACCCGTTCACGCAGGTGATGTGGGCCGCTCCCCTCCTCCTGTTGTACGGCGCGTCGCTGTACCTCGCGAAGGTCGTCGTGACGGCCAAACGCGGCAGCGAGCGCATCGACCTGGCGGCGACCGCCCAGACCCGGTGGAACGCCCTCGCGGGCGTCGGCGTCGCCGCCGCCGCCCTCGTGTACCTGTTCTTCGCCCGCGGCGGCGCGGCCGCCGTCAACGGCGCGGTCGGCGGGGTCACCTCCTACCGCCTCCCGACCGACCTCGCGGTTCCCGTCCTCGCGTCGGTCGCCGCGGTCGTCGGCGTCGCCGCCGCCGTCGTCGCGTTGGCGTACTTCGTGTACGTCGAACTCGACGCGATGGTCGAGACCGACCGCGACTTCGGCGACCCCGACGCGATCGACCTGCGGACGCTGGACGAGACGGGCGTGTGGGCCGCCCCACCGGAGGTGTTCGAGTCGATGACCGAAGCAGAGGCGCTCGAAGCCGCCTCCGCCGCGATGGACGACGACGACCCCGGCAAAGGCCGTGCCATCCTCGACCGCTTCGACGAGGCCGCCGCCGTCGACGCCGCGGGCGACGGCGAGGCGAGTGACGCACCCGCCGACACCGGTCCGGCGCGTGACCTGTTCGCCGGCGACCTCGGCGTCGTCGGTGCGACCCGGCGCGGCGCCGGGTTCGTCGACTGGCGCAGTCGCTTCCGCTCGCTGTGGAACGTCCTCCTCGGCATCGCGGGCATCGTCGGCGCGGTCGGCTACGTCCTCGTCGAACGCTCGACACTCGCTGACTCGATCCTCACGGAGTACGGCACGAGCGCCGACGCCATCCTCGCGGCCGTCGGCGTGAGCGGCACGACCGCACTCGTCACGTTCCTCGCCGCGGGACTCGGTCTCGCGGCCGCGCTCGCACTCGTCCTCGGCGTCTACTTCGCGTACGTCGCCGGCACCGACCCGACCGCCGTCGACGTCGAGGTGCTCACCGCCGACGAGGTGCGCCGTGCGCCCGACGCGGTGTTCGCCGGTGTCTCCGAGCGTCGTGCGAACTTCCTCGCGGACCACGCGGCCTCTGCGGGCGACTCAGAGAAAGCGCGGGCTATCCTCGACCGCTTCGACGAGGCGCAACGCGCCCGCGAGGCGGCCGCGCAGGGCGGCTCCGGCGAGGGAGCAG harbors:
- a CDS encoding helix-hairpin-helix domain-containing protein → MEFTSVPGVGEKTAETLADLDGAEEALRRGDVATLARAPGLTEGRAAAIARGAIRKRHDDPGGWLATDRAREVYEDALGLIQDRAVTDYAAKRLRTLYPSATESRIEEVREWAADAVERDPDEAVLDALADVEQVSDPRGLRVRERALATADAERYAEAKDAFPELSVEVVEDARGLSELARSYTTVVALDEEFAGVDVDGDVRVITDPEDHPEEVVPERLLAFFAENREVLLAALSVHEAAGIDPALDPKALRDALSRLDDDGTIRGDEELQRLTDAVDDLDAAVSTAESVANDHLRDAIREQDVTIEGTDFLSLVEQGARVDSLLSRELADEYDAAIRRAREHFADSLGLTDAEAEFTERVFAGDPTFPTEHNEEPLNRLRTELKAARDRRAAALKSSLAEDLAVLRDPAQDLVADALELDVELAVARFARDFDCVVADLDAEGSGFDVEGGRSPLLDVSVEEVEPVDYAVSGVTLLSGVNSGGKTSTLDLVALVVTLAHMGLPVPAASARVGRVSELHYYAKSQGTLDAGAFESTLRDFGDLVSGAAGRLVLVDELESITEPGASAKIIAGILEALDDQGATAVFVSHLARQIREAAAVDVAVDGIEAVGLDDGELVVNRSPRKDHLARSTPELIVEKLAGEAADPEFYEGLLEKF
- the larE gene encoding ATP-dependent sacrificial sulfur transferase LarE; translation: MDDDVAAKAAAAREALAERDGVLVAFSGGVDSSVVAALARDALGDDAVACTAKSETLPAEELDDARRVADDIGIDHVTVEFSELDDPNFVANGDDRCYHCRTMRLSRMYDAARERDIATVCDGTNASDPGEGHRPGLQAVEELDIVSPLLQAGITKEGVRQIAAHYDLDVADKPSMACLSSRIPTGLEVTEERLTRIEKAERLLRTWGFSQFRVRDHDGLARIEVGADELEAALNPDFVAAAREHLLELGFDHVTLDLQGYETGSVSPGGEVDGDSEAAAGDDTVADKSVNYDGEPVVEDVFARDYPSS
- a CDS encoding histidine phosphatase family protein is translated as MGTILLCRHGETPWNRDRRVQGWAPTDLTDRGRKQAAALADFLADEYAVDRTVASDLERAAETARAVAQATGAETTFDARWRERDFGRMQGLTYDELFGAYPEYTLSEIGYAAAETTPESGESLLDMWERVTAAFDDLRDAVGDDETVAVVAHGGPLYAVTGILKGLDVVAAVLDQEQGNCAVNEVRVTGGNPGAELVRENVTSFLPESTSQENY
- a CDS encoding response regulator — encoded protein: MTEGTDDDGGTNEPTAGGPSHVLVVEDDPDTRDLYADCLVDAYDVTAVATGEAAVAALDDSVDVVLLDRRMPDLHGDDVLELIRESGVDVRVAVVTGVDADLDLVGLSVDAYVEKPVGSGELRETVDRLVRVGRYDDRVRRYCAATQKLAALDDAPSVSDHDAAYRELVRRRETLERGIDDLRGALDAADYELLFRGIGGDGASDAAPPASDDLPV
- the tatC gene encoding twin-arginine translocase subunit TatC, with translation MSSALDEDTQRALAEGRETAGAMLRSAQKDLQKVFIVFLVGFLGTFYALRLYVWDFLKAVTRAQLSDAAGQEVEIIAQTPFDVILLQAKIGLVVGIIFGIPPLLYFSRDALRERELWPQTPVARWKLVLIAVLALGLFGVGVAYGYLVFFPFMFAFLANNALSAGIQPTYSIVKWAQFIALLTFSFGFAAQMPLAITALSYAEIVPYETFREKWRHAVVGIFVFGAVFSPPDPFTQVMWAAPLLLLYGASLYLAKVVVTAKRGSERIDLAATAQTRWNALAGVGVAAAALVYLFFARGGAAAVNGAVGGVTSYRLPTDLAVPVLASVAAVVGVAAAVVALAYFVYVELDAMVETDRDFGDPDAIDLRTLDETGVWAAPPEVFESMTEAEALEAASAAMDDDDPGKGRAILDRFDEAAAVDAAGDGEASDAPADTGPARDLFAGDLGVVGATRRGAGFVDWRSRFRSLWNVLLGIAGIVGAVGYVLVERSTLADSILTEYGTSADAILAAVGVSGTTALVTFLAAGLGLAAALALVLGVYFAYVAGTDPTAVDVEVLTADEVRRAPDAVFAGVSERRANFLADHAASAGDSEKARAILDRFDEAQRAREAAAQGGSGEGAAVPGASDDVGDRASRATGTLLEGLTDGERDEDDIGGYYDDLAFIASSLRSRAFFLTGVFGITLASVFAFLYLGGIGDVKDNFVNRIPEEVVGVGAENFGVIVLHPVEALIFEVKISTIAGAVAILPFVAYFAWPALRDRGFVRGRRQVVFGWVAALLVGLIGGLALGYTTIAPAVISWLVGDALRAGMVISYRISDFAWLVFFTTVGIGFLADVPVLMVLLNTAGVSYQAMRSRWREVTVGIMLVAALFTPADVFTMFLVTIPLMAAYGVGLLILWVLTLGGRRNLAEPTVDLVRDSKPGA
- a CDS encoding twin-arginine translocase subunit TatC, translating into MTTDSDPPEEPPAGGDDDTDGSESTTPTGDTEERTDDTDEWDLDPEDSDSDPAGDTNDDADIDGEEGDAEVSTPSDEDIDRRSPYEGYHPDDELGKDGTDDGTDVDAADDEIDDEPPEPPDPDVPQPTGIDGEQVTVPADPQPVPDGVAGEQTDRKVDPESNGQGDAMTAAQKGMNAVNEGMGALGGDGPDSDQEMPLTAHIEEMMRRLGVVFGVAGVVVVAVLLIGTVSPVVPSAEEIIEFLWDAHVGFEQNRPRVYGPLEFLLTKLKVASLAGLLVGLPVFVYETYRFMRPGLYPNERRYYLAAVPTSLILGLIGVAFAHFIVLPTIFNYFISYTEESAVLAFSLRETFNLILLLMGYMAIVFQIPLFIQLAIMMGLVTRQWMEDRRLLFWSAFVGLAFIVSPDPTGMAPIIVGATMIVLFEGTLALLRWTGN